In one window of Flavobacterium ginsengisoli DNA:
- a CDS encoding dimethylsulfonioproprionate lyase family protein — METKITKSNELEWKPLQEEGVKTDGIYVKVLRFDAATNRPPTFLLKFEPGASYPNHVHPAGEEIYVLEGEVRSGKDELKAGDYLYMPPGSTHSVFSRTGCTLLFMIPEEVVVLK, encoded by the coding sequence ATGGAAACTAAAATCACAAAAAGCAATGAATTAGAGTGGAAACCTCTTCAAGAAGAAGGTGTAAAAACAGACGGAATTTATGTTAAAGTATTACGCTTTGATGCTGCTACTAACCGTCCACCTACTTTTCTTTTAAAATTTGAGCCCGGCGCGTCGTACCCAAATCATGTACATCCAGCGGGTGAAGAAATTTATGTTCTGGAAGGCGAAGTACGCTCTGGAAAAGACGAACTAAAAGCAGGCGATTATTTATACATGCCTCCAGGAAGCACGCATTCTGTATTTTCTAGAACTGGCTGTACGCTTTTGTTTATGATTCCTGAAGAAGTTGTTGTATTGAAATAA
- a CDS encoding DoxX family protein, with amino-acid sequence MKRYQNYAILLLRIAMAIGFLSTVSSRLGLLGKQSSGWGNFLAYAEQVNSFLPQSFIPSIAIASTFLETLFATLLLIGYQTRKAALGASILTFLFAMAMTYSFGIKDPLDYSVFVFSMGAFLLATADKYRWSLDEYLLKN; translated from the coding sequence ATGAAAAGATATCAGAATTATGCCATTTTGCTTTTACGAATCGCAATGGCAATTGGATTTTTATCTACCGTTTCGAGTCGGTTGGGTTTGCTTGGGAAACAATCTTCAGGCTGGGGAAATTTTCTGGCTTACGCCGAACAAGTAAATTCTTTTTTACCTCAAAGTTTCATTCCGTCAATTGCAATTGCAAGCACTTTTCTGGAAACTTTATTTGCTACTTTATTACTTATTGGATATCAGACCAGAAAAGCTGCTCTCGGCGCTTCTATCTTAACTTTTCTATTTGCGATGGCAATGACTTATTCTTTCGGAATAAAAGATCCTCTTGATTATTCTGTATTTGTCTTTTCTATGGGTGCTTTTCTCTTAGCAACTGCCGACAAATACCGATGGAGTTTGGATGAATATCTTTTGAAAAATTAA
- a CDS encoding cupin domain-containing protein, with product MKTLTILKTTIAVLFFQQTFSQEAKKETASPQYTIENCVNHFELEKATKTKVGYQYWFANKDFTQENTLKMSIVEPGKSTHAPHHHPEEEFFYILEGTAEFFLDGKTVTAGPNTSFYCPPNAEHGISNAGKTDLKYLVIKKDLR from the coding sequence ATGAAAACGCTAACTATCTTAAAAACTACAATTGCAGTTTTATTTTTCCAGCAAACCTTTTCTCAGGAAGCCAAAAAAGAAACAGCATCGCCACAATACACAATAGAAAATTGTGTCAATCACTTTGAGTTAGAAAAAGCTACCAAAACAAAAGTCGGATACCAATATTGGTTTGCCAATAAAGATTTCACTCAAGAAAACACTTTAAAAATGAGCATTGTCGAACCTGGAAAATCGACACACGCGCCACATCATCATCCTGAAGAAGAATTTTTCTATATTTTAGAAGGAACCGCCGAATTCTTCCTTGACGGAAAAACCGTTACAGCCGGTCCAAATACAAGTTTCTATTGTCCGCCAAATGCTGAGCACGGAATTAGTAATGCAGGGAAAACAGATTTGAAATATTTGGTCATTAAAAAGGATTTGAGGTAA